The following are encoded together in the Triticum dicoccoides isolate Atlit2015 ecotype Zavitan chromosome 6B, WEW_v2.0, whole genome shotgun sequence genome:
- the LOC119324192 gene encoding biotin--protein ligase 2-like, whose protein sequence is MPFPTRLPPPATAAAATAAAVLAAVALRRYLSSRSRAAASAHSTSGGAPAATTFLVLSGKSPQDQQLLAYAAGDLSLAEECGGELAVSLALDASGDAGFDAAAYMGALQARRFGRWMLWSPRMASTHDLVTQNFAKLPVGVVCATDVQFKGRGRSKNVWESPPGCLMFSFTSQMSDARKLPLMQYVVCLAMTEAIKDLCCAKGLPELDVRIKWPNDLYLKGLKVGGILCTSSYEPKVYNICTGIGLNVDNEKPTTCLNAALQELKANSPRLKREDILASFFNKFEVLFDIFSNQGFQALEEQYYNSWLHSGQRVVVQDAHEGQSVNSVVTIKGLTPSGYLYAVGEDGKSYELHPDGNSFDFFTGLVRRKIDA, encoded by the exons ATGCCGTTCCCCAcgcgcctcccgccgccggccACCGCGGCGGCCGCTACCGCCGCGGCCGTGCTCGCGGCTGTCGCACTCCGCCGGTACCTCTCCTCCCGCTCCCGCGCAGCCGCGTCCGCTCATAGCACCAGCGGCGGAGCCCCAGCCGCCACCACGTTCCTCGTGCTCTCCGGCAAGTCCCCCCAGGACCAGCAGCTCCTCGCCTACGCCGCCGGCGATCTCTCTCTGGCGGAGGAGTGCGGGGGCGAGCTCGCCGTCTCCCTCGCGCTCGACGCCAGCGGGGACGCGGGCTTCGACGCGGCCGCCTACATGGGCGCGCTCCAGGCGCGGCGCTTCGGGAGGTGGATGCTTTGGTCGCCGCGGATGGCATCCACGCACGATCTCGTGACGCA GAACTTCGCCAAACTTCCGGTGGGCGTCGTGTGCGCCACAGACGTGCAGTTCAAAGGCAGAG GAAGATCAAAGAATGTGTGGGAATCACCTCCAGGTTGTCTCATGTTCTCGTTTACATCACAGATGAGTGATGCCCGCAAGCTTCCCCTTATGCAATATGTCGTTTGCCTTGCCATGACCGAAGCCATCAAAGATTTGTGTTGTGCTAAG GGACTTCCAGAGCTAGATGTAAGGATAAAGTGGCCTAATGATCTATATCTGAAGGGGTTAAAAGTTGGTGGCATTCTTTGTACCTCATCATATGAGCCGAAAGTCTACAATATTTGCACTG GTATTGGTTTAAATGTCGACAATGAAAAGCCTACTACATGTTTGAATGCTGCACTCCAAGAACTAAAGGCTAATTCACCAAGACTTAAACGAGAAGACATACTAGCATCATTCTTCAACAAATTTGAAGTTCTTTTTGATATTTTCTCAAATCAAG GATTTCAGGCCCTCGAGGAGCAATACTACAACTCATGGCTTCACAG TGGCCAAAGAGTCGTCGTACAGGATGCGCATGAAGGCCAGTCTGTGAACAGTGTGGTCACGATTAAG GGGCTAACACCAAGTGGCTACTTATATGCTGTTGGTGAGGACGGCAAGAGCTATGAGCTGCACCCTGATGGTAACAG CTTTGATTTCTTCACAGGATTGGTGAGGAGAAAGATAGATGCATAG
- the LOC119323144 gene encoding thiosulfate/3-mercaptopyruvate sulfurtransferase 1, mitochondrial-like — MAQDDPVVSAQWLQQHLGQPDIKILDASWYMPHESRDAWQEYQVAHIPGALYFDIDGISDRTTHLPHMLPSEEAFAAAVSALGISNHDKVIVYDGKGFYSAPRVWWMFRILGHDKVWVLDGGFPQWQASGFNIGSSCPHDAVLKSKAANSAVETAYNGELANAATFQTEFRHQLLWTLEKVKHNVAAKAHQVVDARVKGRFDGLMPEPREGVRSGHIPGTVCVPFPEMSDGAQTLLPADELSKKFEQAGISLDGPIVLTCASGVTACILALALYRIGKHDVPVYDGSWTEWEALPDDDYPIVTSTGS, encoded by the exons ATGGCGCAGGACGACCCGGTTGTCTCTGCACAGTGGCTGCAGCAGCACCTAGGGCAGCCCGACATCAAG ATACTGGATGCTTCCTGGTACATGCCACACGAGAGCAGGGACGCATGGCAAGAATACCAG GTGGCTCATATTCCTGGCGCGCTGTACTTCGACATCGATGGAATTTCTGATCGGACGACTCAT TTGCCACACATGCTGCCATCGGAAGAGGCATTTGCAGCAGCAGTTTCTGCACTTGGAATCAGCAACCATGATAAGGTTATTGTTTATGATGGGAAGGGGTTCTACAGCGCGCCTCGTGTTTGGTG GATGTTCAGAATTCTTGGACATGATAAAGTTTGGGTCTTAGATGGAGGTTTCCCTCAGTGGCAAGCTTCTGGATTCAATATTGGAAGCAGCTGCCCTCATGATGCAGTTCTGAAATCCAAAGCTGCTAATAGTGCTGTTGAAACAGCTTACAATGGTGAACTG GCAAATGCTGCCACATTTCAGACAGAGTTTCGACATCAGCTATTGTGGACACTAGAAAAG GTCAAACACAATGTAGCTGCTAAGGCTCACCAAGTAGTTGATGCCCGAGTAAAGGGCAG ATTTGATGGTCTGATGCCAGAACCAAGGGAAGGAGTAAGAAGTGGGCATATACCTGGAACTGTATGTGTTCCGTTCCCTGAG ATGTCTGATGGTGCACAAACGCTCCTCCCCGCAGATGAGCTATCTAAAAAGTTTGAGCAAGCAG GCATTTCCCTTGATGGCCCGATTGTCCTCACATGTGCATCTGGTGTAACTGCCTGCATACTTGCCCTG GCGCTCTATAGAATTGGGAAGCATGACGTTCCGGTTTACGATGGATCTTGGACAGAATGGGAAGCTCTGCCAGATGATGATTACCCAATAGTTACTTCCACTGGCTCTTAA